A portion of the Cryptomeria japonica chromosome 5, Sugi_1.0, whole genome shotgun sequence genome contains these proteins:
- the LOC131052712 gene encoding pectate lyase 1, producing MAFPCLVSVLVFLSVIGSCFSYERDNLIDSCWRGDRNWQKNRMKLADCAVGFGSSAMGGKGGAFYTVTSPNDDPVNPAPGTLRYGATRERPLWIIFGGNMNIKLKMPLYIAGYKTIDGRGAEVHIGNGGPCLFMRNSNHVIIHGLHVHGCTTSVFGNVLISESSGVVPVYPQDGDAITVRISTNIWVDHNTLSNCTDGLVDVTLASTAVTISNNHFFDHDEVMLLGHNDSFLDDIVMKVTVAFNHFGPNCMQRMPRARFGHIHVANNYYEPWGKYAIGGSSHPTIISEGNMFIAPNESYKKEVTIRVGCTSSNCDAWEWRSIHDVFLNGAHFIQSGKEYTGGESFKAESGKEVPTLTRHAGALKCVPFTHCL from the exons ATGGCTTTCCCTTGCTTAGTTTCAGTACTGGTTTTCCTTTCTGTAATTGGATCTTGCTTTTCTTATGAAAGAGACAATCTCATAGACAGTTGCTGGAGAGGAGATCGAAACTGGCAGAAAAATAGAATGAAGCTTGCAGATTGTGCAGTGGGCTTCGGAAGTTCCGCCATGGGAGGCAAGGGAGGAGCTTTTTATACCGTTACAAGCCCAAATGATGATCCTGTGAATCCTGCACCGGGAACTCTGCGCTACGGAGCAACCCGAGAAAGGCCCCTGTGGATAATTTTCGGTGGGAATATGAATATAAAGCTCAAAATGCCTTTGTACATTGCTGGGTATAAGACTATTGACGGCAGGGGAGCAGAAGTTCATATTGGCAATGGCGGGCCCTGTCTTTTTATGAGGAATTCGAACCATGTTATTATCCATGGTTTGCATGTGCACGGCTGTACAACTAGTGTTTTCGGGAATGTTTTGATAAGCGAGTCTTCAGGGGTTGTGCCTGTTTATCCTCAAGATGGAGACGCCATTACTGTGAGGATATCTACAAATATTTGGGTCGACCATAACACTCTCTCCAACTGCACCGACGGCCTTGTTGACGTTACCCTTGCTTCGACTGCAGTTACTATTTCCAATAACCACTTTTTCGACCATGATGAa GTGATGTTGTTAGGGCATAATGATTCCTTTCTTGATGATATTGTGATGAAAGTGACAGTTGCATTCAACCACTTTGGACCTAATTGCATGCAAAGAATGCCAAG AGCTAGATTTGGACATATTCATGTGGCTAATAATTATTATGAACCATGGGGAAAATATGCAATTGGAGGAAGTTCACATCCAACTATCATAAGTGAAGGCAATATGTTTATTGCACCAAACGAGTCTTATAAAAAGGAGGTGACAATACGTGTAGGTTGTACTTCTTCAAATTGTGATGCATGGGAGTGGAGATCAATACACGATGTCTTCCTTAATGGTGCTCATTTTATACAATCAGGCAAGGAATATACAGGTGGAGAGTCATTCAAGGCTGAAAGTGGAAAAGAGGTTCCAACATTGACAAGACATGCTGGAGCACTAAAATGTGTACCCTTCACACATTGTTTGTGA